The following are from one region of the Phycisphaeraceae bacterium genome:
- a CDS encoding DNA topoisomerase VI subunit B → MAKDSKPRPRGERRATAESMASQQREISVSEFFAKNRHLLGFDNPRKALLTTVKEAVDNSLDACEEAGILPDLLVRIEHLKSAGEGRYRVTVQDNGPGIVRKQVERVFGSLLYGSKFHRLKMSRGQQGIGISAAGMYGLMTTGKPVRIVSKTAKNKPAHEVILKMDTSKNRADVVDDNERPELDDLFGEGHGTRVEIELEGKYLKGRASVDEYIELTAIANPHASFTYIAPPQSGDDGPREYSYPRGVEELPPEAREIQPHPHGIELGTLIQMLERTESTQLGAFFKNEFSRVSSKVSQEICEHAGLTERSWVKQIGHAEAEKLFKAIQDVKIMAPPTDCLSPIGAKTLIKGLQKELKPDFIAVSSRPPAVYRGRPFLIEAGVAFGGNLPADDSANVFRFANRVPLQYQQSACATFKAVLDTDWKRYGLQHPRGAAPVGPLVVMIHMASVWVPFTSESKEAIADYDEIRKEMKLALQECGRKLGIYLRRRQKMKREGERRSLFERYIGEVAKACGTITGLDPAPIYEALKATAAKKTERADIELDEEGNLIKTPAKRRDELLGDETVYMKETPEEAENFGMGDEPVRRPAPGREADDGDDAAIGPALASEPKPLKKKKKVIVKKVKKKRQPSHGDGSAALFG, encoded by the coding sequence ATGGCGAAAGACAGCAAGCCCCGCCCACGAGGCGAACGCCGCGCCACTGCCGAGAGCATGGCCTCGCAGCAGCGCGAGATCTCGGTCTCCGAGTTCTTCGCGAAGAACCGCCACCTGCTGGGCTTCGACAACCCGCGCAAGGCGCTGCTCACCACGGTCAAGGAGGCGGTCGACAACTCCCTCGACGCGTGCGAGGAGGCGGGCATCCTCCCCGACCTGCTCGTGCGGATCGAGCACCTCAAGTCGGCGGGAGAGGGGCGCTACCGCGTCACGGTGCAGGACAACGGGCCGGGCATCGTGCGCAAGCAGGTCGAGCGTGTGTTCGGCTCGCTGCTCTACGGCTCGAAGTTCCACCGTCTCAAGATGAGCCGCGGCCAGCAGGGCATCGGCATCTCCGCCGCCGGCATGTACGGGCTGATGACCACCGGCAAGCCGGTGCGCATCGTGAGCAAGACCGCGAAGAACAAGCCGGCGCACGAGGTCATCCTCAAGATGGACACCTCGAAGAACCGCGCCGATGTCGTCGACGACAACGAGCGCCCGGAGCTCGACGATCTGTTCGGCGAGGGCCACGGCACGCGCGTCGAGATCGAGCTGGAGGGCAAGTACCTCAAGGGGCGCGCCAGCGTCGACGAGTACATCGAGCTCACCGCGATCGCCAACCCCCACGCCAGCTTCACCTACATCGCCCCCCCCCAGAGCGGCGACGACGGGCCGCGCGAATATTCCTACCCGCGCGGCGTCGAGGAGCTGCCCCCCGAGGCCCGGGAGATCCAGCCGCACCCCCACGGCATCGAGCTGGGCACGCTGATCCAGATGCTCGAACGCACCGAGAGCACGCAGCTGGGCGCGTTCTTCAAGAACGAGTTCTCGCGCGTGTCGTCCAAGGTCAGCCAGGAGATCTGCGAGCACGCGGGTCTCACCGAGCGCTCGTGGGTGAAGCAGATCGGCCACGCCGAGGCGGAGAAGCTGTTCAAGGCGATCCAGGATGTGAAGATCATGGCGCCCCCGACGGATTGTCTGAGCCCGATCGGCGCCAAGACGCTCATCAAGGGGCTGCAGAAAGAGCTGAAGCCGGACTTCATCGCCGTGAGCTCGCGCCCCCCTGCGGTGTATCGGGGAAGGCCCTTCCTGATCGAGGCCGGCGTCGCGTTCGGAGGGAACCTGCCGGCGGATGATTCGGCCAATGTCTTCCGCTTCGCCAACCGCGTGCCGCTCCAGTATCAGCAGAGCGCGTGCGCGACCTTCAAGGCGGTCCTCGACACCGACTGGAAGCGCTACGGGCTGCAGCACCCGCGCGGGGCTGCGCCCGTCGGCCCGCTCGTCGTGATGATCCACATGGCCAGCGTGTGGGTGCCCTTCACCAGCGAGAGCAAAGAGGCGATCGCCGACTACGACGAGATCCGCAAGGAGATGAAGCTCGCCCTGCAGGAGTGCGGGCGCAAGCTCGGAATCTATCTGCGTCGTCGCCAGAAGATGAAGCGCGAGGGCGAGCGTCGCTCGCTCTTCGAGCGCTACATCGGCGAAGTGGCCAAGGCCTGCGGCACGATCACCGGGCTCGACCCGGCGCCCATCTACGAGGCGCTGAAAGCGACGGCGGCGAAGAAGACCGAACGCGCCGACATCGAGCTCGACGAGGAGGGAAACCTCATCAAGACGCCGGCCAAGCGGCGCGACGAGCTGCTCGGCGACGAGACGGTCTACATGAAGGAAACGCCCGAAGAGGCGGAGAACTTCGGCATGGGCGACGAGCCCGTCCGCCGGCCCGCGCCCGGCCGCGAGGCCGACGACGGGGACGACGCCGCGATCGGGCCGGCGCTCGCGTCGGAGCCGAAGCCCCTGAAGAAAAAGAAGAAGGTCATCGTCAAGAAGGTCAAGAAGAAGCGCCAGCCGTCGCACGGGGACGGGTCGGCGGCGCTGTTCGGCTGA
- a CDS encoding ThiF family adenylyltransferase, translating into MTSDRRHHRQELLPFVGEAGQQRLRQSHALLIGLGALGCVAADHLARAGVGTLTIVDRDVVEFTNLQRQSLYTQRDAEEGLPKVEAARRRLLEIDSSLAIHAHATDCSARTARALLDARPGVILDGTDNYETRYLLNDLAIATGTALVYGGAVATRAMQMTVLPGESPCLRCVFPEPPPARERETCDTVGVLGPAVGVAGSLMAGEAMKILLGRADLVRHSLARADVLTGEIATTDLRKARDPECPCCALRRFDWLDGDRADAAITLCGRSSVQITPSSPSSADLDAVLARLSPHGEFRRTPFLVKGSLREGGVELSVFADGRAIVSTPDPARARAIYAKHLGA; encoded by the coding sequence GTGACCAGCGACCGACGCCATCACCGACAGGAACTGCTGCCCTTCGTGGGCGAAGCGGGGCAGCAGCGCCTCCGGCAGTCGCACGCGCTGCTGATCGGCCTGGGCGCGCTGGGCTGCGTCGCCGCCGACCACCTCGCGCGCGCCGGCGTCGGGACGCTGACGATCGTCGACCGCGATGTCGTCGAGTTCACGAACCTTCAGCGGCAGTCGCTCTACACGCAGCGCGACGCGGAGGAGGGCCTCCCCAAGGTCGAGGCCGCGCGCCGACGCCTGCTCGAGATCGACTCGTCGCTCGCCATCCACGCCCACGCGACCGATTGCTCCGCGCGCACCGCGCGCGCGCTCCTTGACGCGAGGCCCGGGGTCATCCTCGACGGCACGGACAACTACGAGACGCGCTACCTGCTCAACGACCTCGCGATCGCGACCGGGACCGCCCTGGTGTACGGCGGCGCCGTCGCGACCCGCGCGATGCAGATGACGGTTCTGCCCGGAGAATCGCCCTGTCTGCGCTGCGTCTTCCCCGAGCCGCCCCCGGCGCGCGAGCGCGAGACCTGCGACACCGTGGGCGTGCTGGGCCCGGCGGTCGGCGTCGCCGGCTCGCTCATGGCGGGCGAGGCGATGAAGATCCTGCTGGGGCGCGCCGACCTCGTGCGTCACTCGCTCGCACGCGCCGATGTGCTCACCGGTGAAATAGCGACGACCGACCTCAGGAAGGCGCGCGACCCGGAGTGCCCCTGCTGCGCGCTGCGCCGCTTCGACTGGCTCGACGGTGATCGCGCCGACGCCGCGATCACGCTCTGCGGCCGGTCGAGCGTGCAGATCACGCCCTCGTCCCCGTCGTCGGCCGATCTCGACGCGGTCCTCGCGCGCCTCTCGCCTCACGGCGAGTTCCGGCGCACGCCGTTCCTCGTCAAGGGCTCGCTGCGCGAGGGGGGTGTGGAACTCTCGGTCTTCGCCGACGGGCGCGCGATCGTCTCGACGCCCGACCCGGCGCGGGCCCGCGCGATCTACGCGAAGCACCTCGGCGCGTGA
- a CDS encoding NAD(P)H-hydrate dehydratase, whose amino-acid sequence MSTPHDDPLPRLPARDARGHKGSFGTVGVVGGCALADSRMIGGPALAAIGALRAGCGLAKLAMPEGVLNAALTIAPSATGVALPTEDSGAIVPHEGARAFDALLRASDCVAIGPGMGAGEGVRALAFRAINQDDRPVVVDADAINALAELPEFHRDFRAMAALTPHPGEFRRLSQALGLDLDPIHPGTRADAAATLARTLGCVVVLKGAATVVSDGVRLWVSDAQNPALATAGTGDVLTGVVASFIAQFHKRPIVAGERTVTSEARGGLSLFDCARLAVAAHARAGALWVESRGATGGMLASELADALPRAVEALRAG is encoded by the coding sequence ATGAGCACCCCCCACGACGACCCGCTGCCACGGCTCCCCGCGCGCGACGCGCGCGGGCACAAGGGCTCCTTCGGCACGGTCGGCGTGGTGGGGGGGTGTGCGCTCGCAGACTCGCGAATGATCGGCGGGCCGGCGCTCGCCGCGATCGGCGCGCTGCGTGCCGGGTGCGGCCTCGCGAAGCTCGCGATGCCCGAGGGGGTATTGAACGCGGCCCTGACCATCGCGCCGAGCGCCACCGGCGTTGCGCTGCCCACCGAGGACAGCGGAGCCATCGTGCCGCACGAGGGCGCCCGGGCCTTCGACGCGCTGCTGCGCGCGAGCGACTGCGTCGCGATCGGCCCCGGCATGGGCGCCGGCGAGGGCGTCCGTGCGCTCGCCTTCCGCGCGATCAACCAGGATGACCGACCGGTGGTCGTCGACGCCGACGCGATCAACGCGCTGGCGGAGCTGCCCGAGTTCCACCGCGACTTCCGCGCGATGGCGGCGCTCACCCCTCACCCGGGCGAGTTCCGCCGACTCTCGCAGGCCCTGGGGCTCGACCTCGACCCGATCCACCCGGGGACCCGCGCCGACGCCGCCGCGACGCTCGCGCGCACGCTCGGCTGCGTCGTGGTCCTCAAGGGCGCCGCCACCGTTGTCAGCGACGGCGTGCGCCTCTGGGTCAGCGACGCGCAGAACCCGGCCCTCGCGACCGCCGGGACAGGCGATGTGCTCACCGGCGTCGTCGCGTCGTTCATCGCCCAGTTCCACAAACGCCCCATCGTCGCCGGCGAGCGGACCGTCACCAGCGAGGCGCGCGGCGGGCTCTCGCTCTTCGACTGCGCCCGGCTCGCGGTGGCGGCCCACGCCCGCGCCGGCGCCCTATGGGTCGAGTCGCGCGGCGCGACGGGCGGGATGCTCGCGTCCGAGCTGGCCGACGCGCTCCCCCGGGCGGTCGAGGCGCTCCGCGCGGGCTGA
- a CDS encoding transglutaminase domain-containing protein, producing the protein MTTARRVLVCVLACLLAPASLGSVVERWYMLELMGSRAGHMRERIETRDDGTIRVASEMSLSIARGPATIRVRIDAESVERADGEPVSMRTEQLLGAAAVVTEATFAGRRATVTESQFGQRGQAREIEIEQGALMPDAARRFLRDRIAQGARTIEFASIDPMSVTVTEQRYIRGEQSVVRLAGRASHATRWTVTQSSAPGTTSTYFLDAEGELVRGEVALGGIALTMMLTERDLALAEFEPAELLVSTLVTPDRPIDSPRTTRRASYLLRLDAGTMPELPSWGAQRVERIDERTARVVIDLDRSEPAALTREQRAAALAPSAMIDSRNRDVVGLATNVQMMSREDRNNAPVLAERMRRHVHGHINRKSLDVGFATASEVARTREGDCTEHAVLLAAMLRAAGIPSRVVSGLIYVDEFVGQKGVFGFHMWTQALLAGPDGEGVWVDLDATLDRLPRDATHIGVAVSTLEGSERVNTMAAVAPLLGALSIEVERVE; encoded by the coding sequence ATGACCACCGCCCGCCGCGTCCTCGTCTGCGTTCTCGCGTGCCTCCTGGCCCCGGCGTCGCTGGGGAGCGTCGTCGAGCGCTGGTACATGCTCGAGCTCATGGGCTCGCGGGCCGGCCACATGCGCGAACGCATCGAGACACGCGACGACGGCACGATCCGCGTCGCCAGCGAGATGTCGCTCTCGATCGCGCGCGGCCCGGCGACGATCCGCGTCCGCATCGACGCCGAGTCTGTCGAGCGAGCCGACGGAGAGCCCGTCTCGATGCGCACCGAGCAGTTGCTGGGCGCAGCCGCGGTCGTGACCGAGGCGACGTTCGCCGGTCGGCGCGCCACGGTGACCGAGAGCCAGTTCGGCCAGCGAGGCCAGGCGCGCGAGATCGAGATCGAGCAGGGAGCGCTGATGCCCGACGCGGCGCGCCGGTTCCTGCGAGATCGCATCGCGCAGGGCGCCAGAACGATCGAGTTCGCATCGATCGACCCGATGTCGGTGACCGTGACCGAGCAGCGGTACATCCGCGGCGAGCAGTCCGTGGTGCGACTCGCCGGGCGTGCGTCGCACGCGACGCGCTGGACCGTCACCCAGTCGTCGGCGCCCGGCACGACCAGCACCTATTTCCTCGACGCCGAGGGCGAACTCGTCCGGGGCGAGGTGGCCCTGGGGGGGATCGCGCTCACGATGATGCTCACGGAGCGCGACCTCGCGCTCGCCGAGTTCGAGCCCGCGGAGCTGCTGGTCTCGACGCTCGTCACGCCCGATCGGCCCATCGATTCCCCCCGGACGACGCGCCGGGCGTCCTATCTCCTGCGCCTCGACGCCGGGACGATGCCCGAGCTTCCCTCGTGGGGCGCCCAGCGCGTCGAGCGGATCGACGAGCGCACGGCGAGAGTGGTCATCGACCTCGACAGGAGCGAGCCGGCCGCTCTGACGCGCGAGCAGCGCGCCGCGGCGCTCGCGCCCTCCGCGATGATCGACTCGCGCAACCGCGATGTCGTGGGGCTCGCGACCAACGTGCAGATGATGTCGCGCGAGGACCGAAACAACGCGCCGGTGCTCGCCGAGCGCATGCGAAGGCATGTCCACGGGCACATCAACCGGAAGTCACTCGATGTCGGCTTCGCGACGGCGAGCGAGGTGGCCCGCACGCGCGAGGGCGATTGCACCGAGCACGCCGTCCTGCTGGCCGCGATGCTTCGCGCCGCAGGGATCCCGTCGCGCGTGGTCTCGGGGCTGATCTACGTGGACGAGTTCGTCGGGCAGAAGGGGGTCTTCGGGTTTCACATGTGGACGCAGGCGCTCCTCGCCGGGCCCGACGGCGAGGGGGTCTGGGTCGATCTGGACGCGACGCTCGACCGTTTGCCACGCGATGCGACGCACATCGGCGTCGCGGTCAGCACGCTCGAGGGCTCGGAGCGCGTGAACACCATGGCCGCCGTCGCGCCCCTGCTCGGCGCGCTGTCGATCGAGGTCGAGCGCGTCGAGTGA
- a CDS encoding TatD family hydrolase has product MLDTHCHLTFADYHGRVSETLAAAREAGVTGAITISTTTQDCLSALSLAEHHALENLWCTAGVHPLYSHVEPRRWQNLLDVARSSRCVAWGELGLDLHYDGPHRATQHAVLNEQLAFIANAKREHRIDKPIVLHCREAFDELIPILRQSGLDASRFVFHCFTAGPREMRLLLDFGAMVSFTGVVTYANAKDVQEAAKIVPGDRIMVETDAPFLTPAPHRGVRPNAPKFARVTAEFLADLRSEQWDDFHAQINRNTERFFGFERVD; this is encoded by the coding sequence ATGCTCGACACGCACTGCCATCTCACGTTTGCGGACTACCACGGGCGTGTGTCCGAGACCCTGGCCGCCGCCCGCGAGGCGGGGGTCACCGGCGCGATCACCATCTCGACCACAACGCAGGACTGCCTCTCGGCGCTCTCGCTCGCCGAGCACCACGCGCTCGAGAACCTGTGGTGCACCGCCGGGGTGCACCCGCTGTACTCCCATGTCGAGCCGCGCCGGTGGCAGAACCTGCTGGATGTCGCGCGTTCCTCTCGCTGTGTCGCCTGGGGCGAACTTGGGCTTGACCTGCACTACGACGGCCCCCACCGGGCCACGCAGCACGCGGTGCTGAACGAGCAGCTCGCGTTTATCGCGAACGCGAAGCGAGAGCACCGCATCGACAAGCCGATCGTGCTCCACTGCCGCGAGGCGTTCGACGAGTTGATCCCGATCCTGAGGCAGAGCGGGCTGGACGCGTCGCGGTTCGTGTTCCACTGCTTCACCGCCGGCCCGCGCGAGATGCGCCTTCTGCTGGACTTCGGCGCGATGGTGTCGTTCACGGGCGTGGTGACCTACGCGAACGCGAAGGATGTGCAGGAGGCCGCCAAGATCGTCCCGGGCGACCGGATCATGGTCGAGACCGACGCGCCGTTCCTCACGCCCGCCCCCCACCGGGGCGTGCGCCCCAACGCCCCGAAGTTTGCGCGCGTGACGGCGGAGTTCCTCGCGGATCTCCGTAGCGAGCAGTGGGACGACTTCCACGCGCAGATCAACCGCAACACCGAGCGGTTCTTCGGCTTCGAACGCGTCGACTGA
- a CDS encoding PEP-CTERM sorting domain-containing protein, whose amino-acid sequence MAQFGSVARALGAGVIALSAGAAQGAVFTVDFFPSGEQIDNTIMFRFLGPSGVTIEQTRLVAEFTTAADFQAENLVLLLVAPGAGEGFIFLTGADLGWFGQGTFSVDTTFDDLNGVTQPGLWGFEIYGEGDDLLAYSGTFSESSRWELFGPDVPAPGAMGVLGLGALAAARRRRR is encoded by the coding sequence ATGGCACAGTTCGGATCCGTGGCTCGCGCGCTGGGCGCCGGCGTCATCGCGCTCAGCGCAGGGGCGGCGCAGGGCGCCGTCTTCACCGTCGATTTCTTCCCCAGCGGCGAACAGATCGACAACACGATCATGTTCCGCTTCCTCGGGCCCTCGGGCGTGACGATCGAGCAGACTCGCCTCGTCGCCGAGTTCACCACCGCCGCCGATTTCCAGGCGGAGAACCTGGTCCTGCTGCTGGTCGCTCCGGGCGCCGGCGAGGGGTTCATCTTCCTGACCGGCGCCGATCTGGGCTGGTTCGGGCAGGGAACCTTCAGCGTCGACACCACCTTCGACGACCTCAACGGCGTCACGCAGCCGGGGCTGTGGGGCTTCGAGATCTACGGCGAGGGCGATGACTTGCTGGCCTACAGCGGGACTTTCAGCGAGTCGTCTCGCTGGGAGCTCTTCGGGCCCGATGTCCCGGCGCCGGGCGCGATGGGCGTGCTGGGGCTGGGCGCGCTGGCGGCGGCTCGCCGTCGTCGACGCTGA
- a CDS encoding TonB family protein, whose amino-acid sequence MSEWISEALSSKEREEFPDPADAPTPDDEADLTPVPVEPEPLKVRLGIDESDATDTETWLGFASASPEHGGIPMGFEQAQLRRSSGDGGLSPARPSDGALTPTSPGAGGEGQAASATLVQHDAASEHDRADSSPVEPAVFLAPSATPSITLARDARETPPINAPGSAASTGGARGASPSGAQTPAPGTSAPPQAVDETAKPKDEPVDLSKQGAGGEREPGVASDRDADAASIRNAILASPGRPLAAKGLRIQTVRPQFSAYALATANPDDVVVRIWFNAQGRVAKAELLQSSGRADVDRPVLDAVYNWRATGEPLKVLLNSDPDARIELVFRVTLRR is encoded by the coding sequence GTGTCAGAATGGATCTCGGAAGCGCTTTCCTCGAAGGAGCGCGAGGAGTTTCCGGACCCCGCGGACGCTCCGACGCCGGACGATGAAGCCGATCTCACGCCCGTCCCGGTCGAGCCCGAGCCCCTGAAGGTGCGTCTGGGCATCGACGAGTCCGACGCGACCGACACCGAGACATGGCTGGGGTTCGCGAGCGCCAGCCCCGAACACGGCGGGATCCCGATGGGGTTTGAGCAGGCGCAACTTCGTCGCTCGTCGGGCGATGGCGGGCTTTCCCCGGCCCGTCCCAGCGACGGAGCGCTCACACCGACGAGCCCCGGCGCCGGTGGCGAGGGGCAGGCCGCAAGCGCGACGCTCGTGCAGCACGACGCCGCGAGCGAGCACGATCGCGCCGATTCGTCCCCAGTCGAGCCGGCTGTCTTTCTCGCGCCCAGCGCAACGCCCTCGATCACCCTCGCGCGCGACGCGCGAGAGACGCCGCCCATCAACGCGCCGGGCAGCGCTGCGAGCACCGGGGGCGCCCGGGGCGCGAGCCCGTCGGGCGCTCAGACGCCTGCGCCGGGGACCTCGGCCCCGCCCCAGGCGGTCGACGAGACCGCGAAGCCCAAGGACGAGCCGGTCGACCTCTCGAAGCAGGGAGCGGGCGGCGAACGCGAGCCGGGAGTCGCGTCTGATCGCGACGCCGACGCCGCGTCGATCCGCAACGCGATCCTGGCGTCGCCCGGGCGCCCACTGGCGGCCAAGGGGCTGCGCATCCAGACGGTGCGCCCCCAGTTCTCTGCGTACGCGCTGGCGACGGCGAACCCCGACGATGTCGTCGTGCGGATCTGGTTCAACGCGCAGGGGCGCGTCGCGAAGGCCGAGCTGCTCCAGTCCAGCGGGCGCGCCGATGTTGATCGCCCGGTGCTCGACGCCGTCTACAACTGGCGCGCGACGGGTGAGCCCCTGAAGGTCTTGCTGAACTCAGACCCCGACGCGCGCATCGAGCTGGTGTTTCGCGTGACGCTGCGCCGGTGA
- a CDS encoding pyridoxine 5'-phosphate synthase, whose protein sequence is MALLSVNVDHVATVRQARRGIEPDPVRAAHDAEIGGADGITVHLREDRRHIQDHDVDRLKATVATKLNFEMAATDDMVRIALRIRPDMAMLVPEGRLEVTTEGGLQVAGHEPRLREIVARLRDGGVPVSAFVDPEADHIEAAAQCGFSVCEVHTGPYAAAYRASGGDLRAEPLARELDRVRAAGELIERRGMRFNAGHALNYVNVAPIASLPGLWELHIGHAIVSRAIYTGMRDAVREMKAILTRAHGSG, encoded by the coding sequence ATGGCCCTGCTCAGCGTCAATGTCGACCATGTCGCCACCGTCCGCCAGGCGCGACGGGGCATCGAGCCCGACCCGGTCCGGGCCGCGCACGACGCCGAGATCGGCGGCGCCGACGGCATCACCGTGCACCTCCGCGAGGACCGGCGTCACATCCAGGACCACGACGTCGATCGCCTCAAGGCGACCGTCGCGACGAAGCTCAACTTCGAGATGGCCGCGACCGACGACATGGTGCGCATCGCGCTGCGCATCAGGCCCGACATGGCGATGCTCGTTCCCGAGGGGCGACTCGAAGTCACCACCGAGGGCGGGCTGCAGGTCGCGGGACACGAGCCCCGCCTTCGCGAGATCGTCGCGCGGCTTCGTGACGGGGGCGTCCCTGTCTCGGCCTTCGTCGACCCGGAAGCGGATCACATCGAGGCGGCGGCGCAGTGCGGGTTCTCGGTCTGCGAGGTCCACACCGGGCCGTACGCCGCGGCGTATCGCGCGAGCGGGGGCGACCTGCGAGCCGAGCCGCTCGCGCGCGAGCTTGATCGCGTGCGCGCCGCGGGCGAGCTGATCGAGCGCAGAGGGATGCGCTTCAACGCCGGGCACGCCTTGAATTATGTCAACGTCGCTCCGATCGCGTCGCTGCCCGGGCTCTGGGAGCTGCACATCGGTCACGCGATCGTCAGCCGCGCGATCTACACCGGCATGCGCGACGCGGTGCGCGAGATGAAGGCCATTCTCACACGCGCGCACGGCTCGGGCTAA
- the ndk gene encoding nucleoside-diphosphate kinase, which translates to METTLIILKPDAVQRGLMGRIVSRFEDKGLQVVGCKMMKISQELAAKHYEAHKERPFYPGLVKFMTSSPVLVLAIHGKNAIAVSRKMMGATFGSNAEAGTIRGDFGVSNSFNLIHGSDSPEAAARELELFFAKGEVVSYTRPIDAWVYDMAGGKAE; encoded by the coding sequence ATGGAAACCACCCTCATCATCCTCAAGCCCGACGCCGTCCAGCGTGGCCTGATGGGACGCATCGTCAGCCGCTTCGAGGACAAGGGCCTGCAGGTCGTCGGCTGCAAGATGATGAAGATCAGCCAGGAACTGGCCGCCAAGCACTACGAAGCGCACAAGGAGCGCCCGTTCTATCCGGGCCTCGTGAAGTTCATGACCTCCTCCCCGGTGCTCGTGCTCGCGATCCACGGCAAGAACGCCATCGCGGTCTCGCGCAAGATGATGGGCGCCACCTTCGGCTCCAACGCCGAGGCCGGCACCATCCGAGGCGACTTCGGCGTCTCCAACTCCTTCAACCTGATCCACGGCAGCGACAGCCCCGAGGCCGCCGCCCGTGAACTCGAACTCTTCTTCGCCAAGGGCGAGGTCGTCTCCTACACCCGCCCGATCGACGCGTGGGTCTACGACATGGCCGGCGGCAAGGCCGAATAA
- a CDS encoding redoxin family protein, producing the protein MRHLFAGLFASAVVLAAPALAQGQLVVGDKAPKLSNVTWLKGDSVSSWQPGEVYVLDFWAPWCGPCIAAMPHMNDLHKKYEDKGVTILGVSIWPRPGMTPTAEFIESHVVNADANEKMLYGIAEDIEMATARAFMDATGSQGIPTVMIVDKQGRLAWVGHPMNKDFDESLDAIVNDTYDIEARAVESRRKAEIEATVRPILSSLREAAGARQWDVVVSKLDELIAMDYNAAQYTLTKVNVLATHLKKYDQAWATGWAAIKGVAKDDAQGLNGLAWFIVDSKAIETRDLDLAMAAATRASELTGGTNASILDTLAHVHYRKGDRAKAIEVQKKAIENAPNPRERQQLQDTLARFESGQPLD; encoded by the coding sequence ATGCGACATCTCTTCGCCGGTCTCTTCGCCTCCGCCGTTGTTCTCGCTGCCCCCGCGCTCGCGCAGGGCCAGCTCGTGGTCGGGGACAAGGCGCCCAAGCTCAGCAACGTCACCTGGCTCAAGGGCGACTCGGTGAGCAGCTGGCAGCCCGGCGAGGTGTACGTGCTCGATTTCTGGGCGCCCTGGTGCGGGCCCTGCATCGCTGCGATGCCCCACATGAACGACCTGCACAAGAAGTACGAGGACAAGGGCGTCACGATTCTGGGCGTGTCGATCTGGCCTCGCCCCGGCATGACGCCCACCGCCGAGTTCATCGAGTCGCACGTCGTCAACGCCGACGCCAACGAGAAGATGCTCTACGGCATCGCCGAGGACATCGAGATGGCGACCGCCCGCGCGTTCATGGACGCGACCGGCTCGCAGGGCATCCCGACCGTCATGATCGTCGACAAGCAGGGGCGCCTCGCGTGGGTCGGCCACCCGATGAACAAGGACTTCGACGAGTCGCTCGACGCGATCGTCAACGACACCTACGACATCGAGGCCCGCGCCGTCGAGTCGCGCCGCAAGGCCGAGATCGAGGCGACCGTGCGTCCCATCCTCTCGTCGCTGCGCGAAGCGGCCGGCGCCCGCCAGTGGGATGTCGTCGTGTCCAAGCTCGACGAGTTGATCGCGATGGACTACAACGCGGCGCAGTACACGCTCACCAAGGTGAACGTGCTCGCCACGCACCTGAAGAAGTACGATCAGGCGTGGGCCACCGGCTGGGCCGCGATCAAGGGCGTCGCGAAGGACGACGCCCAGGGCCTCAACGGGCTGGCGTGGTTCATCGTCGACAGCAAGGCGATCGAGACCCGCGACCTCGATCTCGCGATGGCCGCCGCCACACGCGCCAGCGAGCTGACCGGCGGGACGAACGCGAGCATCCTCGACACCCTCGCGCACGTGCACTATCGCAAGGGCGATCGCGCGAAGGCGATCGAGGTCCAGAAGAAGGCCATCGAGAACGCCCCCAACCCGCGCGAGCGCCAGCAGCTCCAGGACACGCTCGCCCGCTTCGAGAGCGGCCAGCCCCTCGACTGA
- a CDS encoding ATP-dependent Clp protease adaptor ClpS gives MSGATAETRPKANPDTKPRQPRPWNVVLLDDDDHSYDYVIRIATQLFAFTPEKAFKAAQTVDAEGRVVLLTTHREHAELKREQVLAFGKDPLIAKCQGPMSCILEPAEFGGDDDLENADRDAMNRSRDDS, from the coding sequence ATGAGCGGAGCGACCGCAGAAACCCGTCCGAAGGCCAACCCCGACACCAAGCCGCGCCAGCCGCGTCCGTGGAACGTGGTGCTGCTCGACGACGACGATCACAGCTACGACTACGTGATCCGCATCGCGACGCAACTCTTCGCCTTCACCCCCGAGAAGGCCTTCAAGGCGGCCCAGACCGTCGACGCCGAGGGCCGCGTCGTGCTCCTGACCACCCACAGAGAGCACGCCGAGTTGAAGCGCGAGCAGGTGCTGGCCTTCGGCAAGGACCCGCTCATCGCCAAGTGCCAGGGCCCGATGTCCTGCATCCTCGAGCCCGCCGAGTTCGGCGGCGACGACGACCTCGAGAACGCCGACCGCGACGCGATGAACCGCTCGCGCGACGACTCCTGA